Genomic segment of Murdochiella vaginalis:
GTCAAGGCAACTTAAAGCTATCTCCAAATATGGAGTTGGCGTAGATAATATTGATGTGGCGTTTGCTAAATCGAAAGGGATTCCTATATCCGTCACACGAGGTGCGAATTCAGATGCTGTTGCTGATTATACTTTTTCCCTTTTATTAGCCGTTGCTCGGCGATTAATAGAAATTAATAATACTGGGAAAGCTGGTGATTGGTCTAAAAAGATATCACTTGATGTTTTTAAAAAGAAACTTGGCGTCATCGGTATGGGGGCAATTGGGAAAAAAGTTATTGAGAGGGCTAAGGGCTTCCAGATGGAGGTTTTGGGCTTTGATATTTTTGAAGATCAAGGCTATATGAGAACTAACCATGTAAGAAGCGCCAGCATTAAAGAAATTATGCAGGAGTGTGATTTTGTGAGCCTACACCTTCCATTAACCCCCGAAACCAAGCATGTAATTAATAAGGACGCATTGTCATTGGCGAAAAAAAATTTGGTTCTTATTAATACTGCACGCGGAGGATTAATCGAGGAAGAAGCTTTGTATCAGGCGTTAAAAGAAAAAAGGATTTATGGTGCAGGTCTGGATGCCTTTGAAGAGGAAGGTCCATGCAAATCTCCTTTGTTCTCACTGGATAATGTGGTGATTGGGACGCATACTGCTGCCTCAACGATCGATGCAACAAAGAATATGAGTCTGATGTCGTTAGAAAATTTAATACATGATTTGGAGGATATTAATGAATAAGTTTCAAATGATGCAATACTTATATGAAGAAAAACTTGTCGCCGTAATACGCGGGAATAATGAAGAACAGGTGATTGAAACTGCAAAAGCAGTAGTTGCTGGAGGAATCCATTTTTTAGAGATTACCTTTACTGTGCCTAATGCTCAAATTATTATTGGCAAACTAAATGGGATGTTTCCATGTGATTCCAGCGTAGTTGTTGGTGCAGGAACCTGCTTAGATGCTGAAACCGCCCGCATTGCTATTTTAGCCGGAGCAAAGTTTGTAGTATCTCCTCATTTTGACCCTGATATAATGAAAATTTGTAACTCATATTGTGTTCCGGTTTTCCCAGGGTCAACAGATGTAACAGGTATTAAAGAATGCTTATCCTATGGTGCAGAAGTGGTAAAACTCTTTCCCGGTGAAATCATGGGAATCCATGCTATTAAGGCTTTTAAGGGCCCACTCCCCCATGCAGAATTCATGCCTACAGGTGGTGTAAACGTAGATAATGTCATTGAATGGCTCAAGGGGGGTGCTTTTGCCGTTGGTGTTGGAGGAAGCCTGACTGGTGCTGCAAAAAATGGAGAGTATACTAAGGTCACTGAAATGGCCAAACAATTTGTAGAACAGGTTCACAAATTTAAAAGCCAGCAGGGTGCTTAGGGGCTAGTGAATCATTGAATGATACATTTGAGATTAAGCTAATTAATATCTAGTTTACAATCTGAAAATAGTTATATATTGTCCCCCAAGATTGGATTTTTATCACTTTCTTTGGGGGACAGTTTATTTATTCAACCTCCATTTTATCGTTCTCTTCTTGTTATTTATTCGATTAAACTATAAATGAAGTTATTGATTCTGTGATGCTGGAGATAAAAAAACTATGAATGATATCAACCATAATCTGATTTAGAAAATTAATTCCCTATAATCAGGAAATTCATAGTTAGATCTAAAGCATCATTTTTCTAATCAGAAAAGTAATATTTGCTGGGATTCCGCTCAATATAAAATAAGCTCATAGGCTAAGGCCATCCGCAGGTCATGGTCAAGGTCAAATTTCGGCGGCCGGTAGTCCAGTGGCCAGAGTCCTCAGCATTAACAGTGATAGGCCCTAGTTGTGGTTGACACCTTCTTGCCACACTTGGTACAAATAAATTTCATCCTAGAACCTCCAAAAACGACGGACCAGAGGGATCTTTCCCATAATATATGTGGTAAGAAAAGCAAGAGCAATGATGAGGAGAGTCTTGGCGGGGATGGCCAGAAAGCTATTAAAACTTATGGTAGTAAAGCCAAGTTTCGCGGATAGCTTGTTAATGAGAAAGGGATGGAATAGGTAAAGACCCAGGGTCAAGGAGGAAAGCTGGTAGATCAGCTTTTTTACTCCCTGCGCCCCTTCCCAATTTATCTGCTTGAAAAGTAGGAAAAGAGAAATAGCTTCGATAAAAGTCGTGAGGGAAAAATAGTCGTGAAGAGGAATTTATACACCCCCTTTTGCCAGAGTCCCCATCTGGGTTGAAACGGTGCAAATTGCAACTGATAAGGCATAAAGGGCAAATAATGCCATTGGATGATAGGAAAGCCTATTCGTATTGGCGAAATAGTAACCGAGGATCATGTGGCCAGCATACCCCATAAGGTCCATAGGAATCTTATTTATCAGGCTTAGGATCAAGGGATTTTGAACAAATGAGTCCCGGGTCGGTCGAATGATACCGAAAAGGAAAAATAAACCTAAGAAATACTTTAAAAGTTCTCCCTGCTTGTAAGATCCAATGGTCCTTAGGAAGGGTTGGAGCATATACAAGCCAATGAGGCTGGGGAGAAACCATAGGTGGTAGTGGCTTTTCGCTGTAGCTAGAGATAAGTCCCTCCAGTTCGTATCCAGGATGGCATCCAAACCGATTGAATCAACCGCATATGAAAACGACCATACGCCCAAATCAAGAAAAGAGGGATAATCTTTTTTTGGAACAAGTCCTTTAGGGGAAGGTCCTTTTCAACAGAAAGACGCCGCTTAACATGAAGAAGAGGGGGTCGGAAGACCGGACCATGCTATCATAGCAATTCATGGCGAACCAGGAAGCAGATCCGGGAGAAAGCTCATAAAAACAAGAGACGGAAACATGGAGCAAGACCACCATTCCTGCTGCGCAGATACGCAATAAATCATAGGAGATATTCCGGCTCGTGGGAGCCAGTTGATTGATTTCTTTCCTTTGAGTTTGATTATCCTTCATCCGAATACTTTTCCTCTTCCCTTCTCCCCATTGTACTTCCCTTTCATTTCAGGAGTGTATTTTATAATCCCAAGTTCACTGGCTCTTGTATATTCTAAACCACCAGTTATCATTCCCATTCAATCGTCGCCGGGGGCTTGCCGGTGATGTCATAGACGACGCGGCTGACGCCGTCGACTTCGTTCACGATGCGATTGGAGGCGCGGTCAAGGACGTCGTAAGGAATGCGGGCCCACTCGGCGGTCATGAAGTCGTTCGTGGTGACGGCACGCAGACCGAGGACGCAATCGTAGGTGCGATGATCGCCCATGACGCCAACGGTGGCAATGTCGGTGAGGACGGCAAAATATTGGCCGATGGTGCGATGGAGGCCGGCGTTCTTGATTTCTTCGCGCCAGATGGCATCGGCATCCTGGACGATGCGAATGCGTTCGCGCGTGATGTTGCCCAGAATACGCACAGCAAGTCCGGGACCCGGGAACGGCTGACGCCAGACGAGATCCTCGGCGATGCCAAGTTCGGTGCCGACAGCGCGCACTTCATCCTTGAAGAGATCGCATAAGGGTTCTACGAGCTCCTGAAAACGAACATTTTTCGGCAAGCCGCCGACATTGTGGTGCGATTTGATGACGGCGCCGCCCACTCCGGACTCAATGACGTCCGGATAGATCGTGCCCTGAACAAGGACATCCACCGCGCCGATTTTTTCCGCCTCTTCTTCAAAGACACGGATAAACTGCTCGCCGATGATTTTGCGCTTCTTTTCCGGATCGGTGACTCCGTCCAGCAGACGCAAAAAGCGTTCCGAAGCATCCACGCGAATCAGATTGAGACCGAATTCTTCCTTAAATACGCGCTCAACCGTATCCGCCTCATCCTTGCGCAAAAGGCCATGATCCACGAAAACGCAGGTCAGATCCTTGCCGATGGCTTTGTGCACGAGAAGTGCCGCCACGGATGAATCCACGCCGCCGGAAAAGGCGCAAAGCGCTTTCTTCCCCGCCAACGTTTCTTGCAAATGCGAAATGGTCTGCGAAACGAAGGTGGACATCTTCCACTGTCCCGTCACGCCGCAGATGGCATAGAGAAAGTTGTGAAGCAATTGCTTGCCGAAGACCGTATGCTCCACTTCGGGATGAAATTGCATACCGTAGAGACGGCGGCGGTCATCGCCGAAGGCGGCCACCGGACAATTCGCGGAATGCGCAATGGCGGAAAAGCCTTCGCCCAAAGCGTGAATCTGATCGCCATGGCTCATCCACACGACGGAAGTTTCCGGCATCTCCTGAAAGAGAGGCGAGGAAAGGTCGAAGGTCGTCTCTGTTTTACCGTATTCGGCAACACCGGCTTTAGCAACTTTTCCCGCTGTATGATGCGCGATCCACTGCGCACCGTAGCAAATGCCGAGGATGGGAATGCCCAGCGACAGGATCCCTTCATCCGCCTGAAGCGATTGCGGATCATAGACCGAATCCGGGCCGCCTGTCAAAATCAGGCCGGAATAATGCCCTTCCTGAATAACGGAAAGCGGTGTCGTACAAGGCTTAATCTCACAATAGACGTGTTCTTCCCGCACCCGACGACCGATGAGCTGTTTATATTGTCCGCCAAAATCCAAAATCAGGATTTTTTCCTGCCGAAGCGTTTCTGTTTGAAGCATAATTCCTCCTGTTTGCACTACACCCGCGCGGGTAGATAAAAGAGCAGTCACAAGCCTCCGCATGCCGGAGTCGAAGAGCCCGGCACGAAAAGGCTACCCTTGATAGCTTCATTATATCGAATTTTACCGTCCCGATGGAACGGATATGCGGATGTTGCCGCCGATATGCGGAAACAAACACATCTCTACGGAAGAAAGGATCCCCTATGTCTACGATAAAGCGAATTCGCTATTTTGACGACTTTACCGTCGGCGAGACATTTCCGATCGCACCGATACGCCTTGACGAACAGGATCGTCTGGCGTTTTCCACAAAGTTTGAAGGCGGTACGCTCTTTCCCGGCCTATCCCCTTGGCATGTGGCGACCGCCGTCTGGGGAAAATGGGTGGAGACGAAAACGGATGCCGGCGGGATGGTGGCCGGCATGAGCATTGATTTTGCCCGCTGGTATCGAAACGTATCGGTCGGCGAAATACTCCTCGGCACCGTCACCATTTCCCGCAAGCGCGTTTTCTCCACCGGGGATGCCGGAAGCGTCTCCTTTTTGCTTTCCGTCGTAGACCAAGACCGTCGGCCCATTCTGGAGATGGAAATTACCGGCAAAATGCGGCTCCGCACACCGGTAGCACCCGATTCGCAAGCAACCTCTGCGCCGAAACAAAAGGAAACCGAACCGCAGAGCATGCAAACGTGGCATCCTGCGCCGTTCACGCTGTCGGAAGAAGAAATCATCGCCTTCGGCCTGGCGTTTGATGATCGCCCCATTCATGTGGATCGCGACGTTGCCGCCCAAGGTCCTTTCGGGGAGCTGATCGCCTCGGGATTGCATTCCATGGCGCGTCTTCTCGGCCTGTGGTATGCAACCATCCACGAAAAAGAAAGCGCATTTTCCGACGATGGTACATTCGAAATTCTCAATGCCCGCTGGCTTTCGCCGGTGAGAGCGAAACGTACCATCGTTCCATCCATTGCACTTACAAAAAAAGAACCTGCGCCGGATGGACGCGCGGTTCTTTATTTTACAAATCAACTATGCGATATACGGGAAAGCCCCCTCGTTCTCTGCCACATCCGAACGCTCCGATCAACAGGTATCCAATCCTAAAACGAGAAAAGGCAACCTTGGAATAGGGGCAGATGTTTTTTTGCTATAATGAGGAAGAAGCGATAGATACGTCAGGATGAAAGAAGATAGAGACTCGCTTGACGGTAAGAAAAAGGGGAACAATCGCGTGGGAAAAGAGAGGAAAGTGAAAATGAAGAAAAAAGCACTGGGAGCAGCACTACTATCTTTTTTGCTGGTCTTTAGCATGATTTTCGGCCTCCTGCTGGGAAATGTCCGGGCAGAGGTAGTTCCTGACCCGGAGGGCATTTCGTATGATGCCGATGGGAATCTGAACATTGCAAATCAAAAAGATTTGCAGACGGAAATCGAAAAAGCACGCTCGTTAGGCGTAAAGGTCAATGTGAGTGAAAACAAGAACCCGGCTTTATATGTTGGTGATACGGCTGCGTTAAATGCAGCAATAACGACTATTGAAAACCAGAATCACGCCGCAATAACAAATTTAAAAGCCGCTGTCGAGCAGCAAAAGGTGAATAACGATGCATATAAAGAGCAGCTCGTTCAGTCTTTCAAAGATGCCAACGGCCAGACCTGGTCTTATGATGACTTGCGTCGTTTAGTGTTATCGCCATCCGAACTGGATGCATATAAAAGCGATCCTACGGTCTTGCTCGCAAAAGTGATCCAGCGCTTTTCGGAATCCTCCGTCGTGACCGCAAATAAAAATACGAAGCGAGGAGAAACACATCTCGCCGAAAAAGACTTTTTAACTACCGGGGATACAATTCGCTACAACAACGTGTTTACCGACCGTCGAAGCGGAAAAATTGTCGATCTTCTCATAACAATAGGCAACATTGAAGAAATACAGGGCATCAAGGAGAATGCCACCAGAGTACCGGTAACAAAAACCACATTAATAGGCGGTCTTCCAGATCAACCTCGCTTCTTTTATGGAAGACATGACGTCACCATGGATGTCAAATTTCTCGAGAACGGTACAGACAATCCAATTTCCATTATACCTATCTTGCTTTTTGTCGATGTGGATCACTATCAAGGTGTGAAAGTAACCAATGCTGCGATCATCGGCGCCTTGCCCGGAAAAAACGTCGCGAGTGATCAAAATCGCCCCGGAGTGTACGCTGCAACAGTTAATACAGATGATCGCCCCGATGGAGGAAGCAATGTTTACTGGCTGATGTTTGGTGCCCAGGAAACCACCGGCTTCACATATACCTTCTATGCGCATACCGTTGACGGACTAAATGTTTATCAGGGTATAGGGGCCATGGATAGTGTCATGAAAGACGGCTACACCCCACCAACCAAGCCTCAGCAGGAAGTCGTTACGGTGAACGTCTTAAAACAGCCGATCTATCACCAGGTTTCCTACCAGTTTATGGGCAATTATCCCAAGAAGGCGAAGCTTCCGACCGACGCAACGAAATATGCCGTTGGGCAACAGCTTAACGTGGCGGCAGAGCCGGATAAAATCTCCGGATGGACATTCTTGGGTTGGTTTGAAGATCAGACACTGAAGACTCCCATCAAAGCCCACCCTGTCAATACCAACGAAATAATCTACGGCGCATGGAAAAGAAAGCCTACTCCGCCAACAATCTCTTCCAGCGTGAGCAGTTCGTTGCCACCAAGCTCCGACTCGATGAGCACTGTTCCGGGCATTCCCCAGACACCGGAGCAGCCGCCGGAAACGTCGAGCACGCCGAAGCCGACGAAGACGAATGCTAAAGCACCGAGGACCGGGGAATTGGAGAATCGCATGTGGGGTATCACCCTGCTTGGCCTTGCAACTGCGGCCGTCGGTTTTGCAACGATCGAGAGAAAGAAATCGAAACGCTAAGCAAAAAAGATAGAAGAAACAAAAGGGAAGGCATCGCGTAGATGCCCTCCCTTTCTTTCTTCACACGCCATTTCTGAATCTTGTTTCTACCTTTCCGGCATAAGCCGCGCCAAAAACTGGTAAATTCCGCCGGCATTATTGGATCCCGTGCGGTACTTCGCTGTTGCCGCCGCTCGATCGGAGGCTTTTTCCATCGCCACACTCACCCCGGCATAGGCCAACATGGGAATATCATTATCTTCGTCCCCAAAGGCCACGATTTCATCCGGCATGATGTCATAGCGATCCGCATATTCCTGCAACCCGGTGCCCTTGTTGATGCCACGCATCATGGCCTCAAAATACGTTTCCGCCGAAAACGCGCCGTAGATATCGGCTTCATAGTCATCTTTTACCATGGCCTGCGCCTTTAAAATCAGCGAACGGTCGCCTAAAACGCAAGCTTTTACCGGTTCCTCCGGAAGCGGCGTACTCAAGTCATAGTGTTCCACTTTCATCGACGTCACTTTTTCAATGCGTTCCAGTCCCTTTTCCATGGATATCCCAAAGTAGGTAAGCCCTTCTCGTTTCGGCACGTCTACATAAATTTTCTCGCGTCCATAGGCGATCAATGTCAATAGAAATGGCTTCCATAGCTGAAAATAGTGCTGTGCGGATGCAATTGTCAGGGTGTGTCGCCAAAGTTCCTTTTCCACGCCCAGTTGGTAGGCATGCCCGCCGTTTGCGCCGATGATGACGCCTTCGTGGCGATCCATTTGCAATTCGCGCGCATAGCGCATCATGCTCTGAATGGGGCGCCCGGAAATTAAGGTCAGTCGAATGCCCTCTTCTTGCCAGGCAATGAGCAACTCTTTGGTACGCTGCTCAATCGTTAGGTCCGACTGGAGGATGGTACCATCCATATCCGATGCGATCAGACGCAACGGATGTCCGTTCGGAAGGAGTATCGTTTTTGTCATTCTTCCTCTTTTCTTTGTTTCTGCGCTTGCACCTTCTCTGTCACCGCTCCTGCGGCGACGGCAAGCGCCTCTTTTCTTCTCTTTGTTCCCTGCCAGTATAACCGATTTTTTATCTTCGCTCATGCGCAAACAGAGAAAAGCGGGCAAAAACGACCGATTTTAACCTGTTTCTAACACAAACCCGTCGGTTCATTCGAGACTAAGGATATAATACCAATAGATCATCATCACGGGCATCAGGGAGGACGAAATGAGCGAACAACGTACCGTACAACCAAATGAGGACAAATTACGCGAAAACAAGAAGCAAGCCAAGGGCTCGGATACCAGTTTTACCCAGAATCGCGAGCTTTCCTGGCTGGAATTTAATCGCCACGTCCTGCAGGAAAGTACCGATCCTCGTGTTCCACTTTATGAGCGTTTTAAGTTTATCGCCATTTTTACTAGCAATCTCAGCGAATTCTTCCGGGTGCGCGTCGGATCGCTTATGAATTTAAAGGAATGGAAGGGTAATGTTCTTGACAACAAGACGGGCTGGAATGCCGATGAGCAGCTTTCCCATGTCTTTGCGGAAATGCCGCAGCTCTATGCTGAACGCGATGCCGCTTTCGCACAATTAAGCGATGCGCTGGAGCTTTCCGGTGTGCATCACAAAAGCATGGAAAACCTGACCAAGTCGGAGGCGAAATTCATTGCCAGCTATTATGAAACCAATGTTTTGCCGCTTTTGTCGCCGCTGATTATCAATGCGCGTCATCCATTCCCACACATGGTCAACCAAATGCTGTATATATTCTGCGACGTGGAAGACCTCAAGGGCATCGAGTATTATGCTCTCATCGGCGTCCCGGCCTGGATCTCACCCATTGTTTTCTTTCCGGAAGGAGCCTCGTATGTGCTGCTGGAAGAAATCATTATGGATCAAGCGGCGACGCTGCTGAGCGGCTTCAAGATTAAGGATTCCGCCGTCATTTCATTAACACGCAATGCGGATATCGATCTGGATGACGGCATCGACGAGATGGAGGGCAACCTTTTACAGGCCATGAAAAAGGCGATAAAAAAGCGGAATCGTCTTGCACCGGTGCGTCTGGAAATTCAGGGTTCGCTTCCGAAAGCATCCATTAAATTCCTGTTGAAATATCACCGTCTAGACAATACCCAGGTATATTTCAGCAAGGCCCCCTTGCGCATGAAATACGTCTTCGCGATTGAGGATCTGTTAACGCCCAAGCAGAAAGATCAGCTCTGCTATCGGTCCTTCGCGCCACAGCCTTCCCCCATGTTTTTGCCCGATGTGCCCGTCATTGACCAGGTGTTTCAGGAGGATAAGCTGCTGCACTATCCGTATGAGTCGATGGAGCCATTCCTTCGCATGTTAAAAGAAGCGGCGCAGGATCCGACCGTGATCTCTATTTCCATTACCATCTATCGTATGGCCTCCATTTCCAAGGTGGCGGAATATTTAGCCATGGCAGCGGAAAATGGCAAGGATGTGCTGGCCCTGATGGAATTGCGAGCTCGTTTCGATGAAGAAAACAACATAGACTACTCGGAACGTCTGGAACAGGCGGGCTGCACCGTGATTTACGGTCTCGAAGACTACAAGGTGCATTCCAAAATCTGTCATATTGCACTCTACCGGGAAGGCAAAGTACGCGAGATCACGCAGATCGGAACCGGCAATTACAACGAAAAAACGGCAAAGCAATACACCGATTTAAGCTACTTCACGGCGGATGAGCGCATCGGTGCGGATGCCGGAGCCTTTTTCAAAAACATGCTCATCAGCAAAGTCGACGGCCGCTATGACAAATTATGCGTTGCTCCTACGGGCATTAAGCCGATGTTGTTGACGCTGATTGATCGCGAGATTTTGCGGGTCAAAAACGGCGAAGATGCGCGCATCCTCTTGAAATGCAATTCCATCACCGAACGCGATCTGATGGACAAGCTTTCCGAGGCCTCGAACGCCGGCGTTCATATTGTGATGATTGTTCGAGGCATCTGCTGTCTTTTGCCCGGCATCCCCGGCAAAACCGAAAATATTCGGGTGCTGTCCGTAGTCGGCCGTTTTTTGGAACATCACCGCATTTATTGCTTCGGTGCGAACCGCGAAGATATGTATATTTCTTCTGCCGATCTGATGACGCGCAATTTAGTGAATCGCGTCGAAATCGCCGTGCCGATTCAGCAGGATGCCATTCGACAACGCATCAGTCATATTTTGGATGTGTTTCTGGCCGATGATGCCAAGGCACGGGAGCTCTTCTCCGACGGCAGCTATCGCCGCGTACAAGGAACAAAAGGTCTCTCCGCACAATCCCGCTTCATGGAAGAAGCGGAGGACGCCGCAGGAAGATTCCGGGAAGAATTGCGGGCAAGAGAAAAGCCGGTCTCTGCGCCCGCTACTACACCAAAACAGACGCCCGCACCGGCACCCGCGCCAAAACTGACCCCTGCACCCACTACTGCACCAAAACCGACACCTGCACCTGCGGCCGAACCGAAGCCGACGCCTGCGCCCGCGCCTGCATCAATACCGACATCGGCACCCGCGGCCGAACCAAAGCCAACGCTCGCACCCGTAACAGCTCCAACGCCTAAAGTAACACCGAAAACGGAAAAGACACAAAAAGCAGGCGAGGTGACTCGTCACGGTACTCTACACCAAGCCATCCAGGCTGCAACACAAAAACCGCAGCAACCGCCAGTCGCGCCTGTGACACAAAAGCCGCAGCAGACAGACCATGCTGACGTCACAACACAAAAACCACAAAACACGATTTCTGTTCCGGCATCGGAAGAAACAGGCAAAGAGGATAACGCGCAGACGGCCGCAAAAGCAGCGCCAACTGAAAGCGCGTCAACGTCTAACAAGGAAAAAAGTGCGCCAAAAGCTGCCGAACCACGTAGCTTGTGGCAAAAAATTAAGGCGTTTTTCCATCGCGGATGACTTTGAAAAACGCCTTGCATCATTAAAAAAACGCCGTGCTGTGTGCGCAAGCGAAACTACTTTATTTCTCGGTGTTTCGCCTGCCCTCGGCACGGCGTTTTTGAAAAAAAGTCCGAAGAAGATTTGCGGAAACGTCCGCATAGAGCCCGGATGTGACCGGAAAGGCATGCAGATTATCCCCATGGCCGAGAATGGCAAACTGGGATCCGCAGCCGCCGCGTTCCGGGTCATCGGCGCCGTAAACAAGGCGACCGAGACGCGCATGAAGCATGGCGCCGGCGCACATCACACAAGGTTCCAACGTGACATAGAGTGTCATCTCGGTCAACCGACGTCCGTATCGACGACCGGCAGCTTCCAGAAGCAATAATTCTGCATGCGCGAGTCCGTTATGATCGCGTTCGACGCGGTTGATGCCTTCCGCCACTACGACGCCACGGCATACTAAAACAGCACCGACAGGCACTTCGCCCAAGGATGCTGCCCACCGTGCTAAACGCAACGCGCGACGCATATAGTGTCGGTCTATCACGCGGCGCGGGAAACAGACGACCGCCATGGGACGCTGCCTCCCCTTCGGTCCGCGCAAAACCTTCTTTAATTGCGCACGACGCATGAATCGCATGTCCCTCATCCT
This window contains:
- a CDS encoding phosphoglycerate dehydrogenase codes for the protein MKILITPRSFGKYNMDELKSLLSEKNIEYKLNPYGRILTEDEMIKELEDMDGVIVGVDPLNNRIIEKSRQLKAISKYGVGVDNIDVAFAKSKGIPISVTRGANSDAVADYTFSLLLAVARRLIEINNTGKAGDWSKKISLDVFKKKLGVIGMGAIGKKVIERAKGFQMEVLGFDIFEDQGYMRTNHVRSASIKEIMQECDFVSLHLPLTPETKHVINKDALSLAKKNLVLINTARGGLIEEEALYQALKEKRIYGAGLDAFEEEGPCKSPLFSLDNVVIGTHTAASTIDATKNMSLMSLENLIHDLEDINE
- a CDS encoding bifunctional 2-keto-4-hydroxyglutarate aldolase/2-keto-3-deoxy-6-phosphogluconate aldolase — encoded protein: MNKFQMMQYLYEEKLVAVIRGNNEEQVIETAKAVVAGGIHFLEITFTVPNAQIIIGKLNGMFPCDSSVVVGAGTCLDAETARIAILAGAKFVVSPHFDPDIMKICNSYCVPVFPGSTDVTGIKECLSYGAEVVKLFPGEIMGIHAIKAFKGPLPHAEFMPTGGVNVDNVIEWLKGGAFAVGVGGSLTGAAKNGEYTKVTEMAKQFVEQVHKFKSQQGA
- a CDS encoding acyltransferase family protein, producing MKDNQTQRKEINQLAPTSRNISYDLLRICAAGMVVLLHVSVSCFYELSPGSASWFAMNCYDSMVRSSDPLFFMLSGVFLLKRTFP
- the guaA gene encoding glutamine-hydrolyzing GMP synthase yields the protein MLQTETLRQEKILILDFGGQYKQLIGRRVREEHVYCEIKPCTTPLSVIQEGHYSGLILTGGPDSVYDPQSLQADEGILSLGIPILGICYGAQWIAHHTAGKVAKAGVAEYGKTETTFDLSSPLFQEMPETSVVWMSHGDQIHALGEGFSAIAHSANCPVAAFGDDRRRLYGMQFHPEVEHTVFGKQLLHNFLYAICGVTGQWKMSTFVSQTISHLQETLAGKKALCAFSGGVDSSVAALLVHKAIGKDLTCVFVDHGLLRKDEADTVERVFKEEFGLNLIRVDASERFLRLLDGVTDPEKKRKIIGEQFIRVFEEEAEKIGAVDVLVQGTIYPDVIESGVGGAVIKSHHNVGGLPKNVRFQELVEPLCDLFKDEVRAVGTELGIAEDLVWRQPFPGPGLAVRILGNITRERIRIVQDADAIWREEIKNAGLHRTIGQYFAVLTDIATVGVMGDHRTYDCVLGLRAVTTNDFMTAEWARIPYDVLDRASNRIVNEVDGVSRVVYDITGKPPATIEWE
- a CDS encoding MaoC/PaaZ C-terminal domain-containing protein; the protein is MSTIKRIRYFDDFTVGETFPIAPIRLDEQDRLAFSTKFEGGTLFPGLSPWHVATAVWGKWVETKTDAGGMVAGMSIDFARWYRNVSVGEILLGTVTISRKRVFSTGDAGSVSFLLSVVDQDRRPILEMEITGKMRLRTPVAPDSQATSAPKQKETEPQSMQTWHPAPFTLSEEEIIAFGLAFDDRPIHVDRDVAAQGPFGELIASGLHSMARLLGLWYATIHEKESAFSDDGTFEILNARWLSPVRAKRTIVPSIALTKKEPAPDGRAVLYFTNQLCDIRESPLVLCHIRTLRSTGIQS
- a CDS encoding Cof-type HAD-IIB family hydrolase, which codes for MTKTILLPNGHPLRLIASDMDGTILQSDLTIEQRTKELLIAWQEEGIRLTLISGRPIQSMMRYARELQMDRHEGVIIGANGGHAYQLGVEKELWRHTLTIASAQHYFQLWKPFLLTLIAYGREKIYVDVPKREGLTYFGISMEKGLERIEKVTSMKVEHYDLSTPLPEEPVKACVLGDRSLILKAQAMVKDDYEADIYGAFSAETYFEAMMRGINKGTGLQEYADRYDIMPDEIVAFGDEDNDIPMLAYAGVSVAMEKASDRAAATAKYRTGSNNAGGIYQFLARLMPER
- the ppk1 gene encoding polyphosphate kinase 1 codes for the protein MSEQRTVQPNEDKLRENKKQAKGSDTSFTQNRELSWLEFNRHVLQESTDPRVPLYERFKFIAIFTSNLSEFFRVRVGSLMNLKEWKGNVLDNKTGWNADEQLSHVFAEMPQLYAERDAAFAQLSDALELSGVHHKSMENLTKSEAKFIASYYETNVLPLLSPLIINARHPFPHMVNQMLYIFCDVEDLKGIEYYALIGVPAWISPIVFFPEGASYVLLEEIIMDQAATLLSGFKIKDSAVISLTRNADIDLDDGIDEMEGNLLQAMKKAIKKRNRLAPVRLEIQGSLPKASIKFLLKYHRLDNTQVYFSKAPLRMKYVFAIEDLLTPKQKDQLCYRSFAPQPSPMFLPDVPVIDQVFQEDKLLHYPYESMEPFLRMLKEAAQDPTVISISITIYRMASISKVAEYLAMAAENGKDVLALMELRARFDEENNIDYSERLEQAGCTVIYGLEDYKVHSKICHIALYREGKVREITQIGTGNYNEKTAKQYTDLSYFTADERIGADAGAFFKNMLISKVDGRYDKLCVAPTGIKPMLLTLIDREILRVKNGEDARILLKCNSITERDLMDKLSEASNAGVHIVMIVRGICCLLPGIPGKTENIRVLSVVGRFLEHHRIYCFGANREDMYISSADLMTRNLVNRVEIAVPIQQDAIRQRISHILDVFLADDAKARELFSDGSYRRVQGTKGLSAQSRFMEEAEDAAGRFREELRAREKPVSAPATTPKQTPAPAPAPKLTPAPTTAPKPTPAPAAEPKPTPAPAPASIPTSAPAAEPKPTLAPVTAPTPKVTPKTEKTQKAGEVTRHGTLHQAIQAATQKPQQPPVAPVTQKPQQTDHADVTTQKPQNTISVPASEETGKEDNAQTAAKAAPTESASTSNKEKSAPKAAEPRSLWQKIKAFFHRG
- the tadA gene encoding tRNA adenosine(34) deaminase TadA — encoded protein: MRFMRRAQLKKVLRGPKGRQRPMAVVCFPRRVIDRHYMRRALRLARWAASLGEVPVGAVLVCRGVVVAEGINRVERDHNGLAHAELLLLEAAGRRYGRRLTEMTLYVTLEPCVMCAGAMLHARLGRLVYGADDPERGGCGSQFAILGHGDNLHAFPVTSGLYADVSANLLRTFFQKRRAEGRRNTEK